The sequence CAGGGCCGGGCCGATCAGGAGGCGCGCGCCGAGACGGGCGAGGCCGCCGACGGCCGCCGCCAGCACGACGAGGGCCAGGGTGCCGGCCTGGAGGACGGGCAGGTCCTGCGCCACGGCGGCCTGGAGCGAGAGCCGTCCGAGGCCCGGGATGTCGAAGATCTGCTCCACGGCGACCGCGCCGCCGGTCAAGCCGACGACGAACAGCCCCACGTTGGGCAGCAGTCCGGGCACACAGCGGCGCAGCGCCTGCCGTGCGACGGTCCGGCCGCGGACTCCGCGCGCGGCGGCGGCCGGCGCCCACGGTTCGGCGAACGCGCCCGGCAGGAGGTCGTCGAGCATCCGCCCGAGCAGCGCGCCCGCGGGCAGGCCGAGCGAGAGGGCGGGCAGCACCATCCACCGGGGGCCGTACCAGCCGAGGGCGGGCAGCCAGCCGAGCCGCACGCCGACGACGGAGGCGAGCACCGAGGCGGTCAGGAAGTCGGGCAGGGTGGCCAGGAGCGCCGAGCCGCTGCCCGCGGTACGCCGCTCGTCGAGTCGTCGGCCGGCCCCGAGACGCAGGGTCCGCGCGCACACGCCGGCCGCCGTGACGGCGGCGACGGCCAGTGCCCCGCCCATCAGCAGCAGCGAGGCCCCGAGCGCCTGGAGGACCGACGGGGTGACCTCGGCGCCGGAGATCCACGAGCGGCCCGCGTCACCGTGCAGCAGGCCGCCGAGCCAGTCGCCCAGCAGCCGCACCGGTCCGGCGTCCAGGCCGAGTTGCGCCCGGATCGCGTCCAGTACCTCGGGGGTCGCGGTGCGCTCGGCGGACCGCGCCCTGAGGACGGTGAGCGCCGGGTCCGTGCGCGAGAGCCACGGCAGCAGCCCGACGCCGCACAGCAGGGCGGCGACGAGGGCGGCGCGCCAGAGCAGCACCGGCGCCCCGCCTCGGAGAGCGGCTTTGAGCACGTGAGCCGTCCGCCCGTCAGCGCCGGGTGCCGACGCCGACGAGGCCTCGCTCGTACGGGTCGAGGAGCACCCCGCCGACCTCGGCGCCGACGCCCGTGATGATCCGCTGGTGGACCAGCGGCACGACGGCGTCCGTAGCGAGGATCGCCGCCTCGGCGGTCATCGCCGCGTCCTGCCGCTTCGCGGTGTCACTGATCGACTCGGCCTCGGAGACGGCCTTGTCGACCTTCTTGTCGCACAGGAGGGCCAGGTTGTAGCTGCCCTCGCAGGTGTAGTCGCTGGCGAGGATGGAGACGGGGTCGCCGGTGTCGAGCATGGTGTTGCGGGCGGACACGAACGCGTCGAACTTCCCGGCCAGCGCGTCGCTCTCCAGCCGCGAGTACTCGCGCACCTCCAGCCTCACCGTGAACCCGGCCTTCTCCAGCTGCTGCCTCAGCACCTGGGCGACCTCGGGCAGTTCGGGCCGGTTGTCGTACGTGGCCACGGTGAGCGTCTTCCCGGCGGCGCCCGCCGCGGCCCGGCCGGCCGGCTTCACACGCTTGTCGGCCGCCCAGGTCAGGGCGGGCCCGTAGACGCCGACGCCGGAGTCGGCGTGTCCCTCGTAGACGCCCTTGGCGAGGGCGGAGGTGTCGATCGCCGCACGGGCGGCGGCCCGCGTCCTCGCGTTCTTGAAGGCGCCCGACCTGGTGTTGAGCAGGAGGCTGGTGGTGCGGGTGGTGGCGGTCTCGCGGCGGGTCGCCTTGTCGAGGGAGGCCGCCTGCGAGACGGGTACGGCCTCGGCGATGTCGGCCTCGCCGGTGCGCAGCGCGTTCGTCCGGGCGGTGCCGTCGGCTATGAACTTCGCGTCGACGCCGGAGGCCTGGGCGCGGCCGCCCCAGTAGTCGTCGAAGCGGTCGAGGGTGGCCGCGGTGGTGCCGGTGACCTCGGTGAGTTCGAAGGGGCCGGTGGCGGTGCCGACGGGGCTGACCGCGTCCTTCTTCGCGTACGCCCCGGGCGAGAGGATCACCAGGCCGGGGCTGGACAGGCGCAGCGGCAGGGCCGGGTCGGGGTCGGCGGTGCTCACCCGTACCCGGCCGCCGTCCACGGCTTCGGCGGTGAGCTCGACTCCCGAGAGGGCGGCGGTCACGGGGTCGGCGCCCGCGGCACGGGTGAGGGCCGCGGCGACGGCCTTCGGGGTGACCTCGGTGCCGTCCTGGAAGCCGGCGTCCCGCAGGGTGAACAGCCAGCCGCGGTCGTTCTCGCGG is a genomic window of Streptomyces sp. NBC_00414 containing:
- a CDS encoding ABC transporter permease subunit; translation: MLKAALRGGAPVLLWRAALVAALLCGVGLLPWLSRTDPALTVLRARSAERTATPEVLDAIRAQLGLDAGPVRLLGDWLGGLLHGDAGRSWISGAEVTPSVLQALGASLLLMGGALAVAAVTAAGVCARTLRLGAGRRLDERRTAGSGSALLATLPDFLTASVLASVVGVRLGWLPALGWYGPRWMVLPALSLGLPAGALLGRMLDDLLPGAFAEPWAPAAAARGVRGRTVARQALRRCVPGLLPNVGLFVVGLTGGAVAVEQIFDIPGLGRLSLQAAVAQDLPVLQAGTLALVVLAAAVGGLARLGARLLIGPALRDGALPSLHRPTPSRPTPQPLLYGGLLLAVIALGLARDPLALDTTARLRAPSRAHPFGTDALGRDVLARVGHGALDTLALAAAVSAAALLLGATLGLLPRFSGPLADTVNAVPPVLAALLVTAVAGSGPATPALAVTAVAWAPLAAHTSALLRQERATTHLAATRGLGATSLQLLRHDLLPAVLPPVLRHALLRLPGVALSLAALGFLGLGAQPPSPEWGLLLAENQPYAERAPWASLAPAAALALLGAVAVTAGGGVRWPRAPRVPRRHV
- a CDS encoding ABC transporter substrate-binding protein codes for the protein MPPLPRRRRFAAGLLLAPLLTGCFAAGGGGGSSDGPEGSRLKVALAFPPAENFSPYGADATLLTRLGVTEGLTRLDANGAAAPALAESWTRENDRGWLFTLRDAGFQDGTEVTPKAVAAALTRAAGADPVTAALSGVELTAEAVDGGRVRVSTADPDPALPLRLSSPGLVILSPGAYAKKDAVSPVGTATGPFELTEVTGTTAATLDRFDDYWGGRAQASGVDAKFIADGTARTNALRTGEADIAEAVPVSQAASLDKATRRETATTRTTSLLLNTRSGAFKNARTRAAARAAIDTSALAKGVYEGHADSGVGVYGPALTWAADKRVKPAGRAAAGAAGKTLTVATYDNRPELPEVAQVLRQQLEKAGFTVRLEVREYSRLESDALAGKFDAFVSARNTMLDTGDPVSILASDYTCEGSYNLALLCDKKVDKAVSEAESISDTAKRQDAAMTAEAAILATDAVVPLVHQRIITGVGAEVGGVLLDPYERGLVGVGTRR